A genomic window from Cyprinus carpio isolate SPL01 chromosome B9, ASM1834038v1, whole genome shotgun sequence includes:
- the LOC109096678 gene encoding ADP-ribosylation factor-like protein 4C: protein MGNSFSNISAFQSLHIVMLGLDSAGKTTVLYRLKFNEFVNTVPTIGFNTEKIKLSNGTAKGISCHFWDVGGQEKLRPLWKSYSRCTDGIIYVVDSVDVDRLEEAKTELHKVTKFAENQGTPLLVIANKQDLPRSLSVADIEKQLALQELTPATTYHIQPACAIIGEGLHEGMDKLYEMIVKRRKSLKQKKKR from the coding sequence ATGGGGAACAGTTTCTCCAACATATCTGCGTTTCAGTCCCTCCATATAGTGATGCTTGGTTTGGACTCTGCAGGGAAAACGACGGTCCTTTACAGACTGAAATTCAACGAGTTTGTCAACACTGTGCCTACAATAGGATTCAACACGGAGAAAATCAAGCTGAGTAACGGCACGGCCAAAGGAATAAGCTGTCATTTCTGGGACGTTGGTGGGCAGGAGAAACTCCGGCCCTTGTGGAAATCTTACAGTAGGTGCACGGATGGCATTATTTATGTGGTGGACTCTGTAGACGTGGATCGACTGGAGGAGGCCAAGACGGAGCTGCATAAAGTCACCAAATTCGCTGAAAACCAAGGAACGCCGCTGTTGGTCATAGCTAATAAACAGGACCTGCCGAGATCTCTGTCTGTGGCGGATATAGAGAAGCAGCTGGCGCTCCAGGAGCTCACGCCTGCCACCACGTACCACATCCAACCGGCCTGTGCCATCATCGGCGAGGGGCTGCACGAAGGCATGGACAAACTGTACGAGATGATAGTCAAACGACGAAAAAGCCTCAAACAGAAGAAAAAGCGATAA
- the LOC109068880 gene encoding SH3 domain-binding protein 4-like: MAAHRIRSANSNAVLPRCRSEGALIDFSQGVSEATLSDVKGPSPSALRLDTAASFGAVREVIAIKDYCPSSFTTLKFSKGDCLYVIDTSGGEWWYAHNSKEMGYIPAAYVHPINHRDSTFSDSGMIDSLSDISEGVKEMDISVEWTGSAKTTESRNDNTSVNKRMSTNPFLNGTLQGTPDQNSSQNSAKALCFGNLSPPISNTSSTININGFESGLCDTKSIRPGSGIGPNFRRDNPFFGSKRCYSMSELSVLQSLSDGNQGSLSFFGGMKSPKPEHYQSRDDFKTAWLNHRKFTRSCHDLDSIGQNPGWGQTQPIETNIVCNLDSSGGAVELPNTSISIHIPEGHVAPGETQQISLKALLDPPLELNNDRCTTVSPVVEVKLSNMETKTPVTLEMKVSVVVKIESRKNTEVVCVRSDFKEGPYVPIPHVYMYGDTVQVTLDNLEPCMYVSVVAQAQTVAPYNTVWEHVVKKVTLGVYGPKHIHPSFKTVVAIFGHDCAPKTLLVSDTKKLSQSTPPVVLQLWGKHQFVLTKPQDLRVGVYSNMSNFEVRVNEQARIVRGFQIKLGKVARLIYMITARDSNDISDFTLRIQVKDDKDCILAQFCVQTPTPPPKTSTSSSVQRRFLKKKEVNKIILSPLAATAKYPVFQDRLVKNLKFAKFLKTVVRQSKSLYLLEYLKGDVVALLSEEKIKLKGHLWTKEWYIGYYHGRIGLVHAKNILIMGKVKPVNFKGPDLTTTILLEQLLKPCMCLTYIYASVRTILMENVASWRVFADTLGYVNLPLTHFCRTEAESEPEKVASVLERLKEDCNAAEGKERKSFQKELMKALLKMDCQGLVARLVMDFVLLTTAVEVAGRWRELAERLAKVSRQQMEAYEAPHRDSRGHLDSEAMWKPAYDFLVTWAAQIGDSYRDVIQELHTGLDKMKNPITKRWRHITGSLILVNCLDLLRSYAFSPCSQDDCAI; this comes from the exons ATGGCTGCCCATCGCATTCGATCAGCGAACAGCAACGCTGTGCTCCCTCGCTGCAGATCTGAGGGTGCTCTCATCGATTTCAGTCAAGGAGTGTCAGAGGCCACcctttcagatgttaaag ggccTTCACCTAGTGCCTTGCGACTGGATACTGCTGCCTCATTTGGAGCTGTCAGGGAAGTGATTGCCATTAAGGATTACTGTCCGTCCAGTTTTACCACACTCAAGTTCTCAAAGGGAGACTGTCTTTATGTTATAGACACATCGGGTGGAGAGTGGTGGTATGCACATAACAGCAAAGAGATGGGATACATCCCAGCTGCTTACGTCCATCCGATCAATCATCGAGATTCCACCTTCAGTGATAGCGGCATGATTGACAGCCTAAGTGACATTTCTGAGGGAGTGAAAGAAATGGATATCTCTGTGGAGTGGACGGGGTCCGCCAAAACCACAGAGTCTAGAAATGACAATACTTCTGTTAATAAACGGATGTCAACTAACCCTTTCCTAAATGGCACACTGCAAGGCACCCCTGACCAAAACAGCAGCCAGAATTCAGCAAAGGCTTTGTGTTTTGGTAATCTCTCACCTCCCATCTCAAACACCAGCAGCACTATTAatattaatggttttgaaagtggGCTCTGTGACACAAAAAGTATTAGACCTGGCTCAGGAATTGGCCCAAATTTTCGCAGAGACAATCCATTTTTTGGGAGCAAGCGCTGCTACAGCATGTCAGAACTGTCTGTCCTACAGTCCCTGTCTGATGGGAATCAAGGTTCTTTGAGTTTTTTTGGTGGCATGAAGTCACCTAAACCTGAGCATTATCAAAGTAGAGACGATTTCAAAACAGCATGGCTAAATCACCGTAAATTTACACGATCCTGCCATGACCTGGACTCCATTGGACAAAACCCAGGTTGGGGCCAAACCCAGCCAATAGAGACCAACATTGTGTGCAACCTGGACAGTTCTGGTGGTGCCGTGGAGCTGCCAAATACCAGTATCAGTATACATATTCCTGAGGGTCACGTTGCACCGGGTGAGACTCAACAGATATCACTGAAGGCCCTTCTGGACCCACCGTTGGAGCTTAACAATGATAGATGTACTACCGTAAGTCCAGTGGTAGAAGTAAAACTCAGTAACATGGAAACTAAGACCCCAGTCACTTTAGAGATGAAGGTGTCTGTTGTAGTGAAAATAGAGAGCCGCAAAAACACagaggtggtgtgtgtgagaaGCGACTTTAAGGAAGGTCCGTATGTCCCGATTCCACATGTATACATGTATGGAGACACAGTTCAAGTGACTCTGGACAATTTAGAGCCTTGCATGTATGTCTCTGTAGTTGCCCAAGCACAGACAGTGGCCCCATACAACACAGTCTGGGAACATGTTGTAAAAAAGGTCACTCTTGGGGTATACGGGCCAAAGCACATCCACCCATCCTTCAAGACAGTGGTGGccatttttggccatgactgtgccCCAAAGACATTGCTAGTGAGTGACACAAAAAAGCTCTCACAGTCAACTCCACCTGTTGTCCTCCAACTCTGGGGAAAGCACCAGTTTGTACTTACAAAACCTCAAGACCTTCGGGTTGGCGTGTATTCGAACATGTCCAATTTTGAAGTGAGAGTCAATGAACAGGCAAGAATCGTGAGGGGATTTCAGATCAAACTTGGCAAAGTGGCCCGCCTCATCTACATGATCACAGCACGCGATTCAAATGACATTTCAGACTTTACTTTGCGTATTCAGGTCAAGGATGATAAGGACTGTATCTTGGCCCAGTTTTGCGTTCAGACCCCAACCCCACCACCAAAAACAAGCACAAGTAGCTCCGTTCAAAGACGCTTCCTCAAGAAAAAGGAAGTGAACAAAATCATACTGTCTCCTCTTGCAGCGACCGCAAAGTACCCTGTGTTTCAGGACAGACTAGTCAAAAACCTAAAATTTGCAAAGTTTCTAAAAACTGTTGTAAGACAGTCCAAAAGCCTGTATTTGCTAGAGTATCTTAAAGGCGACGTAGTGGCCCTTTTGAGTGAGGAAAAAATCAAACTTAAAGGACATCTATGGACCAAAGAGTGGTACATCGGATACTACCATGGAAGAATTGGGTTGGTGCATGCAAAAAACATTCTAATCATGGGAAAAGTGAAACCTGTTAATTTTAAAGGGCCTGATCTTACAACTACAATACTTTTAGAGCAGCTCCTAAAGCCCTGCATGTGCCTGACGTATATCTATGCATCTGTGCGGACAATACTGATGGAAAACGTGGCGAGTTGGAGAGTGTTTGCTGACACTTTGGGCTACGTCAATCTGCCTCTGACACATTTCTGTCGGACAGAGGCAGAAAGTGAGCCTGAAAAAGTGGCTTCTGTTCTTGAGAGGCTCAAGGAAGACTGCAACGCAGCTGAGGGCAAGGAGAGGAAGTCTTTCCAGAAGGAACTCATGAAG GCTCTTCTGAAGATGGACTGTCAGGGCCTGGTGGCACGGCTGGTCATGGACTTTGTGCTGTTGACTACAGCGGTGGAGGTGGCGGGTCGCTGGAGGGAGCTTGCTGAGAGACTGGCTAAAGTGTCCCGGCAGCAGATGGAAGCGTATGAAGCTCCACACAGAGACAGCAGGGGACATCTGGACAGTGAg GCCATGTGGAAACCTGCCTATGACTTCCTGGTCACGTGGGCAGCCCAAATTGGGGATAGTTACAGGGATGTGATTCAGGAACTTCACACTGGATTGGACAAAATGAAGAACCCTATTACCAAGCGCTGGAGGCACATCACAGGCTCCCTCATCCTTGTCAACTGTCTGGATCTTCTACGGAGCTACGCTTTCAGCCCCTGCTCTCAAGATGACTGTGCCATATAA